A window from Staphylococcus succinus encodes these proteins:
- a CDS encoding DMT family transporter — protein sequence MNWLKIIIASIFEVAWVVGLNHATTNLEWILTIIAIFMSFYLLIKASKILPVGTAYAIFVGLGTTGVTLLDFVVFGKAVNYGQIILILTLLGGVICLKLVTSKEGGEA from the coding sequence ATGAATTGGTTGAAAATTATCATTGCATCTATTTTTGAAGTAGCTTGGGTGGTTGGTCTAAACCATGCGACTACGAATTTAGAATGGATTTTAACAATAATCGCTATATTTATGAGCTTTTATTTGTTAATTAAGGCTTCAAAAATATTACCGGTTGGTACAGCATATGCAATATTTGTTGGTTTAGGGACAACGGGTGTAACTTTATTAGATTTTGTTGTATTTGGTAAAGCAGTGAATTACGGGCAAATTATATTGATTTTGACACTTTTAGGAGGCGTGATTTGCTTGAAATTAGTTACATCAAAAGAAGGAGGAGAAGCATAA
- a CDS encoding GNAT family N-acetyltransferase codes for MDIVYEYQFNINDVDEMMHVYHSNGWEGHTQEDIITIFNMSTHVIIAKKDGNVVGFARALSDDVFNAAIYDVVVDVKYQSQGIGKNIMELMIKRLGELSCIHLISMYSSEKFYESLGFRKLKTGMVMYSNKKLKTEYTV; via the coding sequence ATGGATATAGTATATGAATATCAATTCAATATCAATGACGTTGATGAAATGATGCATGTATATCATTCGAACGGTTGGGAAGGACATACACAAGAAGACATTATAACGATATTTAATATGAGCACACACGTCATTATAGCGAAAAAAGATGGTAATGTTGTAGGTTTTGCAAGAGCGTTATCAGATGATGTTTTTAATGCAGCGATATATGATGTGGTCGTAGATGTGAAGTATCAATCACAAGGGATAGGGAAAAATATTATGGAATTAATGATTAAACGACTAGGAGAATTGTCGTGTATACATTTAATTTCAATGTATAGCAGCGAAAAATTTTACGAATCGTTAGGGTTTCGCAAATTGAAAACGGGCATGGTTATGTATTCGAATAAGAAATTAAAAACTGAGTATACTGTTTAA
- a CDS encoding DMT family transporter — protein sequence MAWIVLIFAGLFEMIGITFLNAFVNTQRKLALLGLIGSFTLSFIALSMAMDQLPMSTAYAVWTGIGAVGGAVLGMILYKESKDIKRIACIAVILGSTIGLKLLS from the coding sequence ATGGCTTGGATTGTTCTTATATTTGCAGGACTTTTTGAAATGATTGGAATTACATTCTTGAATGCATTTGTAAATACGCAAAGAAAGTTAGCGCTATTAGGGCTTATAGGAAGTTTTACTTTAAGTTTTATAGCATTGTCTATGGCTATGGATCAACTGCCGATGAGTACAGCTTATGCAGTGTGGACAGGTATAGGGGCTGTTGGTGGTGCAGTATTAGGAATGATTTTATATAAAGAATCAAAGGATATCAAAAGAATTGCATGTATCGCAGTAATACTAGGTAGTACAATCGGCTTAAAACTACTTAGCTAA
- a CDS encoding LysE family translocator, with protein MEGLAAFITITLIIIIVPGPDFFVVMKNSIVAGKGNGAMAALGITTAHVFYSLLAVFGIIFILANMYYVFVTIKILGACYLIYLGVKSIIAARQGMNFSTTQLQSRQLSYLNSYRQGFFSTVLNPKALLYYISILPQFITTGDGVSSQVAILSAIVTTVILLWFIFCVFIFQYIKLLFANRKVKAAFDYTIGAVLIGLSINLLFSKNS; from the coding sequence ATGGAAGGGCTCGCTGCATTTATAACAATTACATTAATAATTATTATTGTTCCTGGTCCAGATTTTTTCGTAGTTATGAAGAATTCTATTGTAGCAGGAAAAGGTAATGGTGCCATGGCTGCGTTAGGTATTACAACCGCGCATGTTTTTTATTCATTACTTGCAGTATTTGGAATTATATTTATTTTAGCAAATATGTACTATGTGTTTGTCACAATTAAAATTTTAGGCGCATGTTATCTTATTTATTTAGGCGTAAAAAGTATCATTGCTGCGCGCCAAGGCATGAATTTTTCTACAACTCAATTGCAGTCAAGACAATTGAGCTATTTGAATTCTTATCGTCAAGGTTTCTTTAGTACAGTATTAAACCCTAAAGCATTATTATATTATATAAGTATCTTGCCACAATTTATAACAACGGGTGATGGCGTATCATCTCAAGTTGCAATACTGTCGGCAATTGTGACAACTGTTATTTTACTATGGTTTATTTTTTGTGTATTCATATTTCAATATATTAAATTATTATTTGCTAATCGCAAAGTAAAAGCAGCTTTCGATTATACCATAGGTGCAGTTTTGATCGGTTTATCAATAAATTTATTGTTCAGTAAAAACAGCTAA
- the merA gene encoding hypothiocyanous acid reductase MerA translates to MKKFDLIILGFGKGGKTLAKYASSQGQKVAVIEKSKAMYGGTCINIGCIPSKTLVHEGLVHGSFEEAFSRKKEVVTALNNKNYKNLADDKNIEVLDYTARFKSNNEIALFDERGESIETITAENIVINTGAESVIPKIEGVETSKNLYDSTGIMNLAKQPKHLVIVGGGYIALEFAAMFANFGTKVTVLERGEDIMPKEDEDIVEQVKSDLKNKGIDVVLDVNTERFEDGENSTMVHTTKGEYEAEAVLLATGRKPNVDLGLENTDIVLGQHGEISVNEYLLTDVPHVYAIGDVKGGMQFTYVSLDDFRIVKDQLFGDSQRSTENRGVIPYTVFIDPPLSRVGLTAVEAKAQGYNILENAIPVNTIPRHKINNDTRGLFKAVVDKDTEEILGVSLYGQQSEEIINLIKLAIDQKISYKILKDSIYTHPTMIESFNDLFNL, encoded by the coding sequence ATGAAAAAATTTGATTTAATTATTCTGGGTTTTGGTAAAGGCGGTAAAACATTAGCTAAATATGCATCATCACAAGGTCAAAAAGTGGCAGTGATTGAAAAATCTAAAGCAATGTATGGTGGAACTTGTATCAATATCGGATGTATTCCATCGAAAACGCTCGTTCATGAAGGTCTTGTGCATGGTTCTTTTGAAGAAGCATTTAGTAGAAAAAAAGAAGTTGTAACTGCTCTAAACAATAAAAATTACAAGAACCTTGCAGATGATAAAAATATAGAAGTATTAGATTATACGGCCAGATTTAAATCTAATAATGAAATTGCCTTATTCGATGAACGTGGAGAAAGTATAGAAACAATTACGGCAGAAAATATTGTTATTAATACAGGTGCTGAATCAGTTATTCCAAAAATTGAAGGCGTAGAAACTTCAAAAAATTTATATGATTCTACGGGTATTATGAATCTCGCTAAACAACCGAAACATTTAGTGATAGTTGGCGGGGGGTATATTGCACTTGAGTTTGCAGCAATGTTTGCAAACTTTGGTACGAAAGTAACTGTACTTGAACGTGGTGAAGACATTATGCCTAAAGAAGATGAAGATATTGTTGAGCAGGTGAAATCAGATTTAAAAAATAAAGGTATTGATGTCGTGCTTGATGTAAATACAGAACGCTTTGAAGACGGTGAAAATAGCACCATGGTTCATACTACTAAGGGAGAATATGAAGCAGAAGCAGTACTCTTGGCTACAGGACGTAAGCCAAACGTCGATTTGGGACTTGAAAACACAGATATCGTTCTTGGACAACATGGAGAAATTAGTGTGAATGAATATCTGCTAACAGACGTACCGCATGTATATGCAATAGGTGATGTTAAAGGTGGCATGCAGTTTACTTATGTTTCTTTAGATGATTTCAGAATCGTTAAAGATCAGTTATTTGGTGACAGTCAGCGCTCTACTGAAAATCGAGGTGTTATTCCTTATACCGTATTTATAGATCCTCCCTTATCACGTGTAGGGTTGACAGCGGTTGAAGCGAAAGCGCAAGGGTATAATATATTGGAGAATGCGATTCCTGTTAATACAATTCCAAGACATAAAATTAATAACGATACTCGAGGATTGTTCAAAGCGGTGGTAGACAAAGATACAGAAGAGATTTTAGGTGTGTCCCTCTATGGTCAACAATCGGAAGAAATAATTAATTTAATAAAATTGGCAATAGATCAAAAGATATCATATAAAATTTTAAAAGATAGCATTTATACGCATCCGACGATGATTGAGTCATTCAATGATTTATTTAATTTATAA